The DNA window GAAACAAGCGACGGGGCCGCGATCGTGGAACTGGGAGGCGTCCGACGGGAGATCTCCGTGATGCTCATCGACGACGTCTCCGTCGGGGAGTGGGTGATCATCCACGCCGGCTTCGCCATCGAGAAACTCTCCGAGG is part of the Deltaproteobacteria bacterium genome and encodes:
- a CDS encoding HypC/HybG/HupF family hydrogenase formation chaperone, translated to MCLGVPAKILETSDGAAIVELGGVRREISVMLIDDVSVGEWVIIHAGFAIEKLSEEEAEQTLALFREIADAT